A single region of the Halobacterium wangiae genome encodes:
- a CDS encoding GNAT family N-acetyltransferase, with protein sequence MPGPAFATGDSVSLHPIAEEDYEFLQYGHNHADVRRPLGSTTIRSRADIAELVEDEEYRFLVCVDERSGPTEDAEGDPEPVGVVALPWVFEESKSAFLMYWIAPEYQRNGYVTEATELLLDYVFRECGFHKVAAYVHETNDASAAVLESMGFVREGTLRREVFSDGEWLDQYRYAVLADEWLH encoded by the coding sequence ATGCCAGGACCCGCGTTCGCAACCGGCGACAGCGTCTCCCTCCACCCGATAGCAGAAGAAGACTACGAGTTCCTCCAGTACGGCCACAACCATGCCGACGTACGACGGCCGCTGGGGTCGACGACCATCCGCTCACGCGCCGACATCGCGGAGTTGGTCGAGGACGAGGAGTACCGGTTCCTCGTCTGCGTGGACGAGCGCAGCGGCCCCACCGAAGACGCGGAAGGCGACCCGGAGCCCGTGGGGGTGGTCGCCCTCCCCTGGGTGTTCGAGGAGTCGAAATCCGCGTTCCTGATGTACTGGATAGCACCCGAGTACCAGCGCAACGGCTACGTCACCGAGGCCACAGAGCTGCTGCTGGACTACGTGTTCCGGGAGTGTGGCTTCCACAAGGTCGCCGCGTACGTCCACGAGACGAACGACGCGTCGGCGGCGGTGCTGGAGTCCATGGGGTTCGTCCGCGAGGGTACGCTGCGGCGCGAGGTGTTCAGCGACGGCGAGTGGCTGGACCAGTACCGCTACGCCGTCCTCGCCGACGAGTGGCTGCACTGA
- a CDS encoding GNAT family N-acetyltransferase translates to MPGPAFTTGDTVSLHPIEPEDHEFVQRGRNDPDVRVPLTDTTIRTLSDVEEMLEDEEYHFVICSNSEDEDPEPVGVVAFGYVSGHADRGSLMYWVAPEHQGNGYVTEATELFLDYAFRECGFHKVTARVNVSNEPSAAVLESLGFVQEGRRRKESVVDGEREDMFTYGLLADEWLH, encoded by the coding sequence ATGCCAGGACCAGCGTTCACGACGGGTGACACTGTCTCCCTCCACCCCATCGAACCGGAGGACCACGAGTTCGTCCAGCGCGGCCGCAACGACCCCGACGTCCGCGTTCCCCTCACCGACACGACGATCCGCACGCTGAGCGACGTCGAGGAGATGCTCGAGGACGAGGAGTACCACTTCGTGATCTGCTCGAATTCGGAGGACGAGGACCCAGAACCGGTCGGCGTCGTCGCGTTCGGCTACGTCAGTGGCCACGCCGACCGCGGCAGCCTGATGTACTGGGTGGCGCCCGAACACCAGGGCAACGGCTACGTCACCGAGGCGACCGAACTGTTCCTCGACTACGCCTTCCGGGAGTGCGGGTTCCACAAGGTGACCGCCCGCGTCAACGTCTCGAACGAGCCGTCTGCGGCGGTCCTCGAGTCGCTCGGGTTCGTTCAGGAGGGACGTCGCCGCAAGGAGAGCGTCGTCGACGGCGAGCGCGAGGACATGTTCACGTACGGCCTGCTCGCCGACGAGTGGCTGCACTGA
- a CDS encoding GNAT family N-acetyltransferase: protein MPGPVFAEGDSVALHTIEEEDLEFLQRGRNHPEIRRPLTDVDPRNGEQIREYFENSVSDDGDGFGFLICRSEDGEPVGAVHVPWIRTKHGSGMLMYWVLPEHWANGYVTEATELILDFAFEERRLAKVYALVVETNVGSQRVLEKLGFQREGVHRKETFVDGERLDSYRYGILADEWLDS from the coding sequence GTGCCGGGCCCCGTCTTCGCCGAGGGCGACAGCGTGGCCCTCCACACCATCGAGGAGGAGGATCTGGAGTTCCTCCAGCGCGGCCGCAATCACCCCGAGATCCGCCGCCCGCTGACGGACGTCGACCCGCGCAACGGCGAGCAGATCCGGGAGTACTTCGAGAACAGCGTCTCCGACGACGGCGACGGGTTCGGATTCCTCATCTGTCGGTCCGAGGATGGAGAGCCCGTCGGCGCCGTCCACGTCCCCTGGATTCGGACGAAACACGGGTCGGGGATGCTGATGTACTGGGTGCTGCCCGAGCACTGGGCCAACGGCTACGTCACCGAGGCGACGGAGCTGATCCTGGACTTCGCGTTCGAGGAGCGCCGCCTGGCGAAGGTGTACGCGCTCGTCGTCGAGACGAACGTCGGCTCCCAGCGCGTCCTGGAGAAACTCGGCTTCCAGCGCGAGGGCGTCCACCGGAAGGAGACGTTCGTGGACGGCGAACGGCTCGACAGCTACCGCTACGGCATCCTCGCCGACGAGTGGCTCGACTCCTGA
- a CDS encoding GNAT family N-acetyltransferase — translation MPGPMFADGNEVTLRTVEEADLEFVQRVRNDPAVRQPLTLNRPANAEQIEAFFENAISSEDGAALLVCREEEPMGMVALFSEDDVTGTATIAYWLDPEFWGNGYATEAVGLLVEYAFAERRLHKLRAEVVEPNDGSQRVLEKLGFQREGLLRDEKFVRGEHVDVHRFGLLADEWEGV, via the coding sequence ATGCCCGGTCCCATGTTCGCGGACGGCAACGAGGTCACCCTCCGGACGGTCGAGGAGGCGGACCTCGAGTTCGTCCAGCGAGTCCGCAACGACCCCGCGGTGCGCCAGCCGCTGACGCTGAACCGCCCGGCGAACGCCGAACAGATCGAGGCGTTCTTCGAAAACGCCATCTCTAGCGAGGACGGCGCGGCCCTCCTCGTCTGCCGCGAGGAGGAGCCGATGGGGATGGTGGCGCTGTTCAGCGAGGACGACGTCACCGGCACCGCCACCATCGCCTACTGGCTCGACCCCGAGTTCTGGGGGAACGGCTACGCCACCGAGGCGGTCGGCCTGCTGGTCGAGTACGCGTTCGCCGAGCGCCGCCTGCACAAACTCCGCGCGGAGGTCGTCGAACCCAACGACGGCTCCCAGCGCGTCCTGGAGAAACTCGGCTTCCAGCGCGAGGGGCTGCTCCGCGACGAGAAGTTCGTCCGCGGCGAGCACGTCGACGTCCACCGCTTCGGCCTGCTGGCCGACGAGTGGGAGGGGGTCTGA
- a CDS encoding MFS transporter, with the protein MNRDRLQFYALYVTRFAGGFGFSALALLLPKYANELGASGLMLGLFFTGFTATQAVAVVPLAWAGDRYDKRDVLLGLLGFGVVVSGAFVVVDSSWELVAVRGGQGILATGMGLLSLALVGELATKETRANHIGKANSWRFAASLLGFAAAGGLYDLYGFEPVFYLLGAQFVVAFAAVWLFLDADDTRIRGFPFSDLAVNRRILTLTSFRSQYAVAVTLVRSWVSVFAGLTVAEGGLAYSGAVVAVVLGAEKFTNMLCQPYTGSLSDRYGRSLFVAVGGTAYGLVALTVPFTPAVGAALGAPTSFPLLGSLSPAFLPLLVVNGLLGVADSFREPASMALFADEGSDGVGVASSFGVRELVWRPGSVLAPMLGGALMSQFGMEWAFYVGGAFALTGVATFLGVLTHSHGRDALTEW; encoded by the coding sequence GTGAACCGGGACCGACTCCAGTTCTACGCGCTGTACGTCACGCGGTTCGCGGGCGGGTTCGGCTTCAGCGCGCTCGCGTTGCTGCTCCCGAAGTACGCCAACGAACTGGGCGCCTCGGGGCTGATGCTCGGGTTGTTCTTCACGGGGTTCACGGCGACGCAGGCCGTCGCCGTCGTGCCGCTGGCGTGGGCGGGCGACCGCTACGACAAGCGCGACGTGCTCCTCGGCCTGCTGGGGTTCGGCGTCGTCGTCTCCGGGGCGTTCGTCGTCGTCGACTCGTCGTGGGAACTCGTCGCCGTACGGGGCGGGCAGGGCATCCTCGCTACCGGCATGGGGCTGTTGAGCCTGGCGCTCGTCGGCGAACTCGCGACGAAGGAGACGCGCGCGAACCACATCGGGAAGGCGAACTCGTGGCGGTTCGCGGCCTCCCTGCTCGGGTTCGCCGCCGCCGGCGGCCTCTACGACCTCTACGGCTTCGAACCCGTGTTCTACCTCCTCGGCGCGCAGTTCGTCGTCGCGTTCGCCGCGGTGTGGCTGTTCCTCGACGCTGACGACACCCGCATCCGTGGGTTCCCGTTCAGCGACCTCGCGGTGAACCGCCGCATCCTCACGCTGACGAGTTTCCGCTCGCAGTACGCCGTCGCGGTGACGCTCGTGCGCTCGTGGGTGTCCGTCTTCGCCGGCCTCACCGTCGCGGAGGGTGGCCTGGCCTACAGCGGCGCCGTGGTGGCCGTCGTGCTCGGCGCGGAGAAGTTCACGAACATGCTCTGCCAGCCGTACACGGGCAGCCTCTCGGACCGCTACGGGCGCTCGTTGTTCGTCGCCGTCGGCGGCACGGCGTACGGCCTCGTCGCGCTCACCGTGCCGTTCACGCCCGCCGTCGGCGCCGCCCTCGGCGCACCCACGTCGTTCCCCCTGCTCGGGTCGCTGTCGCCCGCGTTCCTCCCGCTGCTCGTCGTGAACGGCCTGCTCGGCGTCGCGGACTCCTTCAGGGAGCCGGCGAGCATGGCGCTGTTCGCCGACGAGGGCAGCGACGGCGTCGGCGTCGCCTCCTCGTTCGGCGTCCGGGAACTCGTCTGGCGGCCGGGGAGCGTGCTCGCGCCGATGCTCGGCGGCGCGCTCATGTCGCAGTTCGGTATGGAGTGGGCGTTCTACGTCGGCGGCGCGTTCGCGCTCACGGGCGTCGCGACGTTCCTCGGCGTGCTGACTCACTCCCACGGCCGCGACGCGCTCACCGAGTGGTGA
- the hemB gene encoding porphobilinogen synthase, with the protein MDLTDRPRRLRRDGVRDLVSETTLSPSDFVAPVFVDATADERRPIESMPGQERVPLDDAVERVEEVLATGVEAVMLFGIPESKDERGTRAYAADGVVQEATRRVTSETDAYVVTDVCLCEYTSHGHCGVVEHDAAENPTLTVENDETLELLAKTAVSHAEAGAEMVAPSSMTDGMVGAIREALDDAGFVDVPIMSYAAKYESAFYGPFRDAADGAPAFGDRRHYQMDPANRREASREVALDVEQGADVLMVKPALPYLDIVSDVREHFDRPVAAYNVSGEYAMLHAAGEQGWLDVEATARESLLSIKRAGADLIVTYFAEDVAATL; encoded by the coding sequence ATGGACCTCACGGACCGACCGCGTCGCCTGCGCCGGGACGGCGTCCGCGACCTCGTCTCGGAGACGACGCTCTCTCCCTCGGACTTCGTGGCGCCGGTGTTCGTCGACGCCACCGCCGACGAGCGCCGCCCCATCGAGTCGATGCCGGGCCAGGAACGCGTCCCCCTCGACGACGCCGTCGAGCGCGTCGAGGAAGTGCTCGCGACGGGCGTCGAGGCCGTCATGCTGTTCGGCATCCCCGAGTCGAAGGACGAGCGCGGCACCCGCGCGTACGCCGCGGACGGCGTCGTCCAGGAGGCCACGCGCCGCGTCACCAGCGAGACGGACGCCTACGTCGTCACGGACGTCTGCCTCTGCGAGTACACGAGTCACGGCCACTGCGGAGTCGTCGAACACGACGCCGCCGAGAATCCGACGCTCACGGTGGAGAACGACGAGACGCTGGAGTTGCTCGCGAAGACGGCCGTCTCCCACGCCGAGGCGGGCGCGGAGATGGTCGCGCCGTCGTCGATGACCGACGGGATGGTCGGCGCCATCCGCGAAGCGCTGGACGACGCGGGGTTCGTGGACGTCCCGATCATGTCCTACGCCGCGAAGTACGAGTCGGCGTTCTACGGGCCGTTCCGGGACGCCGCGGACGGCGCGCCCGCGTTCGGCGACCGGCGGCACTACCAGATGGACCCGGCGAACCGCCGGGAGGCGAGCCGAGAGGTCGCCCTCGACGTCGAGCAGGGCGCGGACGTACTGATGGTCAAGCCCGCGCTCCCGTACCTCGATATCGTCTCGGACGTGCGGGAGCACTTCGACCGGCCGGTCGCGGCGTACAACGTCTCCGGGGAGTACGCGATGCTCCACGCGGCGGGCGAGCAGGGGTGGCTGGACGTCGAGGCGACCGCTCGGGAGAGCCTGCTGTCCATCAAGCGCGCGGGGGCGGACCTGATCGTGACGTACTTCGCCGAGGACGTGGCGGCGACGCTGTGA
- a CDS encoding ammonium transporter, translated as MVDAAVADSINSVWVLVVTFLIFFMQPGFALLEAGQVRAKNVGNVLTKNMTDWAMGVLVYFVVGAGVAGVVGMLTSGAAFDLAAAFSYVGAPGSTGWIDWVFGAVFAMTAATIVSGAVAERMDFRSYVLFAATLTGLIYPVVQGLTWSGGLLALADNPANNGFVADLLGVGYLDFAGATVVHMCGGLAGLVAAKMVGPRRGRFDANGDSQPIPGHSMLLAVLGTLVLAFGWYGFNVGTQATVLSVADDGSVSFMGAALGRVVLVTTLGMGAGAVAAMLVSTLRQGKPDPLWMANGLLAGLVAVTGAVPHVTWWGGLVIGAIGGTLVLPTYRWVVDSLKIDDVCGVFAVHGAAGAVGTVLIPVFAADSAGTAVLGDAWAFGGLDQLAMQVVGVAVIAGWTVVASAVVLTVADVLFGLRVSDEEEDLGLDRGEHGVTVYPEFVGDSASDGSPTAVDGGEVRTDGGDDLDGELRTDGGERHSESRSSSEQSSGGDIKMVVGVVRPDRLREVKTALAQVGAPSITVTNVSGRGSQPAKTGQWRGEEYTVDLHQKVKVECVVADIPAEEVVAAIREAADTGEPGDGKIFVLPVENAVQVRTGIEGPDAV; from the coding sequence ATGGTAGACGCCGCAGTCGCGGACAGCATCAACAGCGTCTGGGTGCTGGTCGTCACGTTCCTCATCTTCTTCATGCAGCCCGGGTTCGCGCTGCTAGAGGCCGGACAGGTCCGCGCGAAGAACGTCGGCAACGTGCTGACGAAGAACATGACCGACTGGGCGATGGGCGTGCTGGTGTACTTCGTCGTCGGCGCGGGCGTCGCCGGCGTCGTCGGGATGCTGACCTCCGGCGCCGCGTTCGACCTGGCGGCGGCGTTCTCCTACGTCGGCGCGCCCGGGTCGACCGGCTGGATCGACTGGGTGTTCGGCGCCGTCTTCGCGATGACGGCGGCGACCATCGTCTCCGGCGCGGTCGCCGAGCGGATGGACTTCCGGTCGTACGTGCTGTTCGCGGCCACGCTGACCGGCCTCATCTACCCCGTCGTCCAGGGGCTGACCTGGAGCGGCGGTCTGCTGGCCCTGGCCGACAACCCCGCCAACAACGGGTTCGTCGCCGACCTCCTCGGCGTCGGCTACCTCGACTTCGCGGGCGCGACGGTCGTCCACATGTGCGGCGGTCTCGCGGGGCTCGTCGCCGCGAAGATGGTCGGCCCCCGCCGCGGCCGCTTCGACGCGAACGGCGACAGCCAGCCCATCCCCGGCCACTCGATGCTGCTCGCCGTGCTCGGGACGCTCGTCCTCGCGTTCGGCTGGTACGGCTTCAACGTCGGCACGCAGGCGACGGTGCTCTCGGTCGCCGACGACGGGAGCGTCTCGTTCATGGGTGCCGCGCTCGGTCGCGTCGTCCTCGTGACGACCCTCGGCATGGGCGCCGGCGCCGTCGCCGCCATGCTGGTGTCGACGCTCCGCCAGGGCAAGCCGGACCCGCTCTGGATGGCCAACGGCCTGCTCGCCGGCCTGGTGGCCGTGACGGGCGCGGTCCCGCACGTCACCTGGTGGGGCGGCCTCGTCATCGGCGCCATCGGCGGCACGCTCGTGCTGCCGACGTACCGCTGGGTCGTCGACTCCCTGAAGATCGACGACGTCTGTGGCGTCTTCGCGGTCCACGGCGCCGCGGGCGCGGTGGGGACCGTCCTCATCCCCGTGTTCGCGGCTGACTCGGCCGGGACCGCGGTCCTGGGCGACGCGTGGGCCTTCGGCGGCCTCGACCAGTTGGCGATGCAGGTCGTCGGCGTCGCGGTCATCGCCGGCTGGACTGTCGTGGCGTCCGCAGTGGTGCTCACCGTCGCGGACGTGCTGTTCGGTCTCCGGGTCAGCGACGAGGAGGAGGACCTCGGGCTGGACCGCGGCGAACACGGCGTCACCGTCTACCCCGAGTTCGTCGGCGACTCCGCCTCGGACGGGAGTCCGACCGCCGTCGACGGCGGCGAGGTCCGTACCGACGGCGGTGACGACCTCGACGGCGAGCTCCGTACGGACGGCGGTGAGCGGCACTCCGAATCAAGGTCTTCGTCTGAGCAGAGCTCAGGCGGCGACATCAAGATGGTCGTGGGCGTCGTCCGCCCGGACCGCCTCCGGGAGGTGAAGACCGCGCTCGCGCAGGTCGGCGCGCCGAGCATCACGGTGACGAACGTCTCCGGGCGCGGGAGCCAGCCCGCGAAGACCGGGCAATGGCGCGGCGAGGAGTACACGGTCGACCTCCACCAGAAGGTGAAAGTGGAGTGCGTGGTCGCCGACATCCCCGCCGAGGAGGTGGTCGCGGCCATCCGCGAGGCCGCGGACACCGGCGAACCCGGCGACGGGAAGATATTCGTCCTCCCCGTCGAGAACGCGGTCCAGGTCCGGACCGGCATCGAGGGGCCGGACGCGGTCTGA
- the hemL gene encoding glutamate-1-semialdehyde 2,1-aminomutase, with protein sequence MNRENSRESYDRALDVLVGGVNSAVRAAPQPYPTFVRKGDGGHVVDVDGNRYVDWVMGLGPLLLGHDLPDPVQAAVQRRTSEGPMYGMPTELEVDHAEFVARHVPSVEMVRFVNSGTEATTSAVRLARGYTGRDKIVVMQSGYHGAQESTLVEGDADHHAPSSAGIPASFAEHTIPVPFNDADEATRVFEEYGDDVACVLVEPLLANKGIVEPVDGFHETLRDLTRDHGALLVWDEVITGFRVGGLGCAQSKYGVTPDLTTFGKIVGGGFPVGAIGGRSDLMEEFTPVGDVFQAGTFSGHPVTMAAGHETLRYAAENDVYEHVNDIGRQLREGLQEIVAEQAPQYTVVGTDSLFKVVFTRGGEAQSGPCEDGCRQDPDCERFDACPKNGADVGRGAVERWNRVFRPQMLDRGIMLSQNQFESQFVAYGHTEEDVERTLDAYREAL encoded by the coding sequence ATGAACCGGGAGAACTCGCGGGAGAGCTACGACCGCGCGCTCGACGTACTCGTCGGTGGCGTGAACTCCGCCGTGCGCGCCGCCCCCCAGCCGTACCCGACGTTCGTGCGGAAGGGCGACGGCGGCCACGTCGTCGACGTCGACGGGAACCGCTACGTGGACTGGGTGATGGGGCTCGGGCCGCTGCTGCTGGGCCACGACCTCCCGGACCCCGTGCAGGCGGCCGTCCAGCGCCGCACGAGCGAGGGGCCGATGTACGGGATGCCGACCGAACTCGAGGTCGACCACGCCGAGTTCGTCGCCCGCCATGTACCGAGCGTGGAGATGGTGCGGTTCGTGAACTCCGGGACGGAAGCGACCACCTCCGCGGTCCGGCTGGCTCGCGGCTACACCGGCCGCGACAAGATCGTCGTGATGCAGAGCGGCTACCACGGCGCCCAGGAGAGCACGTTGGTCGAGGGCGACGCGGACCACCACGCGCCGTCGAGCGCCGGCATCCCGGCGTCGTTCGCCGAACACACCATCCCCGTGCCGTTCAACGACGCCGACGAGGCGACCCGCGTCTTCGAGGAGTACGGCGACGACGTCGCCTGCGTGCTCGTCGAACCGCTGCTCGCGAACAAGGGTATCGTCGAACCAGTCGACGGGTTCCACGAGACACTGCGGGACCTCACGCGGGACCACGGCGCGCTGCTCGTCTGGGACGAGGTCATCACGGGTTTCCGCGTCGGCGGTCTCGGTTGCGCGCAGTCGAAGTACGGCGTCACGCCCGACCTCACGACGTTCGGGAAGATCGTCGGCGGCGGTTTCCCGGTGGGCGCCATCGGCGGCCGCTCGGACCTGATGGAGGAGTTCACGCCGGTCGGCGACGTCTTCCAGGCGGGGACGTTCTCCGGCCACCCGGTGACGATGGCGGCGGGCCACGAGACGCTGCGCTACGCCGCCGAGAACGACGTCTACGAGCACGTCAACGACATCGGCCGACAGCTCCGCGAGGGCCTCCAGGAGATCGTCGCCGAGCAGGCGCCCCAGTACACCGTTGTCGGCACCGACAGCCTGTTCAAGGTCGTGTTCACCCGCGGCGGCGAGGCCCAGTCCGGTCCCTGCGAGGACGGCTGCCGGCAGGACCCCGACTGCGAGCGCTTCGACGCCTGCCCGAAGAACGGCGCGGACGTCGGCCGCGGCGCCGTCGAGCGCTGGAACCGCGTGTTCCGCCCGCAGATGCTCGACCGGGGCATCATGCTCTCGCAGAACCAGTTCGAGTCGCAGTTCGTCGCCTACGGCCACACCGAGGAGGACGTCGAGCGGACACTCGACGCCTACCGCGAGGCACTGTAG